Sequence from the Nocardia farcinica genome:
GTCCTGGCGGCGCGGGCAGGATTCATCAAGTTGCGGACGTATGGTGATCGGCCGGGTGCGGGAAATCCAGCATTGCGGTGCGCCCAGTTGATGGCACTGAGGCGGCCTCGTTGGGTTGACGGTGCCGCCGGCGCGGACGCCAGGTACTCGCCGACCGCGCTCGGGTCGGCGGGCATCGGCGTATGGCCATGCACGGCGCACCAGTCAGCGAAGCGGGAGTAGTCATAGCGGTAGCGCGCGGTGAGGGCATCGCTCACCATGGCAGCCGGGTGGCGGCGTTGCCGACCAGAGGAGCGTGTTCACGGGCATACACCCGGAGCATGGAGACTGACTTGTGTCGGGTTTGGCGCTGGATCTCGTAGTCGCTGGCGCCGAGTCGGTAGCCCTGCGTAACGAAGCCGCTGCGAAGGGAATGGCCCGCGAATAAGGCTGCGGTCTCTTTGTCGTACCCGACTGCCATTAATCGGCGGCGCAGCATATCGCCGACGGCTTCGGCCGTCAGCGCGGTAGATGCGATGTTCCCGTGGCGGTCGACCGCACGGAAGGCGGGGTTTCGCGAATTGGTGAGTTCGGGCCAGCGGCCGCGGCATACGTGCCGCTCGCAGTAGTCGTCGGTCTTGTTCAGCAGCTCCTGCACAGCAATGCGACCGCCGGCGTCGCGCGCTGCCACGAGGTCGAGCCAGCGCCGCCACGCGCACGGCGGGCATGTTGCGGGCTCGCTGCCCCGTGGGAGTGCGACCACCACTTCCTCTTCCTGCGATCCCTTCGAGATTCGCAGCCGGACGTGGAGGCCGTCGAGCCTGTGCGGAGTGATGTCCTCAAGCCAGCGCTCGGTCATCTCCGAGGCACGGAACGCGCCAGTGAACCCCATCAGCAGCAGTGCGGCGTCGCGGTGGGCGGCGATGCGCTGAGCGTCGTTCACCGCCTGGCGGCGGGCCTGGGTGACGAGCTCGCGCACGTCGTCGACGAGTACCGGTTCGGCGCGTTTGGGGCGGCGCTCGCCCTTCTCTCGGCAGGCCCTCCGGATGCCGGTCAGTACCTCGGCGACGATCCGTGCCGAGCCCGGATGCGGGTAGCCGGCCGCCCGGTGGCGGTCCCCGATCGCGGCAACCCATCGGGTGAGGGTCGGCGGAGCGTAGCGGCGTCGTCCTTTGCTATCGCGCAGTACGGCGGCTTCGCTGATGTAGAGGGCCACGGTGAGTGGATGGGCGGGCAGCGCCTGGTGCCCCTGCGTAGCGTTCACCGCGCACCAGCGCTCGAACCGCCGCCAGTCCGTCGCGTAGGAGCGAATCGTGTTGCGGGCCTGGGCGGTGGCGGTGGACTCCCCGATGAGCCGGAGATCCTCGCTTGACAGCGACGGCAGCGGCGCCAATGCCAATTCCGCGTCGGAGTCCACATCGGCAATTCCAAGAGGCGTCAGCACCTCCCGAATGCGGTCGATCTCCGCGTCGGCCAGCGCCGGTGCTGCCGCCTGGCGGTAGACCTCGATCTCCTTGCCGGTCATGTGGAGGAGCTTAGCCGTGTGGGCCGACATCCTCACTGGCACAAAACGTTCTGTGTCGGCGGATTGGAAGAGGCCCCGAAGTGTCGAGGTCAGTCGGTCTGCGCCGTCGTGTTATCCAGGCCAGCGGGCAGCGCGCGTTCGAAGAACCCGTCGTAGACCTCAGCCGGGAGCGTGCCCGACACGCGAAGGCATTCGCGGAGCGTGCGTGCGATAGTGCCCCGGCTGAGTTGCAACTCGGGCGAGCGGTCGGCTTCGCCGACGACCTCACCGACCAAGCTTCGTGCGCGCGCCGGGTTGTGCGCGATGAGCCAGTCCAGGTTCCTGGCGACAGGGCCCGCGATCATGATCCAGTCGCTGGAGGGGCGTAGCCGCTCTCCCCGCCGCAACTGGTCGCGCAGCGCGTAGAACAGGGTGTCGCGCTGGTTGTCCATGCCCGCGATCCGGTCGAGGTCGTTGACCACGAAGAGCGCGAGATCTCGGGCGACCGCGGTGACTTGCTCCTTGTTGCGCTGTCCGATGACCCACCAACGCCGTCGTTTCGGGACGCCCCAGAAGTAGTGGGTGTACTCCTCCGTGAGCCGGTCGAACAGCGCGGCGATTCCGCGTGGCATCGGATTGTCGGGGCTGGTGGCGAGTACCTCCCCGATCCCGGCGGCTGACCGCTCACGGGCTTCGACCCAGTCGGCGGCGACAGGCCGGGACCACAATGCCCTGCCCCCGAGGACCAATTGAGGGTCGGGCAACAGCCCCTCCCCGCGAGCGCGATATCCGCGCACAGTGCCCGGCGCCAGTCCCGCCATGGCCGCGAGTTGGGTGGCGTTGATGAGCTGGTCCGCGCGGCCAGTTCGGGGGCATGCAGACTGACCACGCAGTCTTCGAGAGGGCGGCCGTCGCTGGTCCGCAAGTGCTCCCAGAGCGCGAGATCGTCGAGCCAGTGCGGTGATCCCTCGCTGTCGAGTTGGACATCCTCGACTGAAAGCAGGCGGCCGCGTCCGGGATCGGCTGGGGCGGACGCCAATTGCTGTGCTGCTGTGACAGTTTCGGCGTTGGCGACTTGCCGAAGGGCGTAGCCGCCGGCGACGGTGTCGACCACTTGCCGCGGGCGGTACCAAGATGTGCCGTCCCACCAGTAGCCCCCGGACCGGAACAGCAGCGGCGAGGGTCGGCCTGCGTCCCAGGCGGCCCAGAGTTCATGGAGGCCCGCAGCGTCCTCATCGCGCACCAGCAAGACGGTGCGCCCGTGGTCGGGATGGTAGTGGATCGACCATGCGAACTCGGGACGGCGTGGATCGGTGGTGAACGCCCACCAACGCTGGCCGCCGGTGCTGTAATCGAAGCGGCCCCAGGTCTTTTCGTCACGTCCCCGGCCTACCCCCTCGATGTCCTCCGGGTCGTCTACGGGTATGTGAAGGTCGTCTACGAACGGCAACGACGGAACTGGATGATCGGTGCTGAGCCCGTTCGCGAGCGGCACAACTCCCAACATGCTGACCCTCTTTCCTGAGCGTTGTAATGGTGCAGCGTAGGCGCTGCACCATTACAACGCAACCACCGCGCTCGGAGCTGCGGACGCCGCCGGATTCAGATGTTTTCGATACACTCGAATAACTAGAACTTTCGACAGGAGGAGGTCTGAACCGATGGAACTGGCGACGTATCCCCAGGTGCCGGGGCAGCTGGCCCTGTGGGAGCCCGAAGTCGAGCAGCCGCCCGCACGGCCGTCACATCCCCACCGGCCGGCCGGACTGCACACCTGCCCCAACCCGGAGTGCGGCTACCCCGCGAAGGGGGAAAGCGCACGCGGGCGCCTGCGAGAGGACGTGAAGGTCGTCTGGCTCGTACCCGACCCCGACCAGCCGGACACCCCAGCCGAGCGCCGCTACTGCAACCGCTGTCGCCCGCGGCCACCGCAGCAAATCGCCGATGTCGAGTGCGCGGCCTGCGACCATGGCGGGCCGCTCCTTGTCGGGGCACTCGCGATCACGCTGCGCGCCAAGGGGAAAGTCCCCACCGCCGTCCTCACATGGTTGATGGACCAGGGGTGGCGCGAGCAGGAGGGCGGGGGGCTCCTCTGTCCCGACCATCCCGCCCACCGATAAACATCTAGTTATACAGCTATTGCGACTTGAGCATTGATTCTGGCCAGCGCCGAATGCCCCACCGAGCGTGGCGCACGGCTCGCGGCCCAGATACAGCCGTGCCCCGGGCGGCATGCTCAGCAGAGGCGGACCCGGGGCGTACGGGAACACGGTAGGCGGCCCGAGAACTTCCGGTCAACCTAATTTTCTAGCTGCGGCCCCGCAATTCAAAACGGCCGTTTTGGAATGCCGGGCGACCCGCTGGCCCGCGGCCGGGCGGGACCCCGGGGCTATTCGGCGGACTGACGCAGGTGCGGGCGGGTCAGGCCCTTCCCGCGCCGCTCATTGAGTATCTCGACGACTCCGCGTGTGCGGTACACGGTGCGGGCCCCGCGGTCCTCGTGCTCGACCTTCTCGTCGAAGGTCTCGCGATATTGGGTCACGGTCTTGCCGTCGACGCCGAGCAGGCGGGCGATGGCGCCGAGGGTACGGAACTCGTCGGGCCCGTCGGGCATGAGGAAGGGAGCCGGCCGGTTGGCGGCTTCCCAGCGCTCGGCGAAGGCGTCGAGTTCGTCGGAGTCGTACTCCGGGGCGGGGGTGCCTTTGCCGGTGCGCGGGCGGGGTTGCTTCGGGGCCGGGAAGTCGTCGCGACCGGTCCAGTTGTTGCGGATCGAGCCATAGCTGCGGCCGCGCTGTTCGGCCCATTCCTTCAACGTGATCAGGGTTCCCACGCCCTCATTGTGGTCGGAGGCAGCTCCGGCGTGGTGGTCGGCTGTCGGCGCGGTGGGGATCATCGTCGCTTCTTCTCTCTCGCGGTGGCGGGGTGTCGAAGTGTCGAATCAGGGCGATTCGCTTGCTAAGCTTGGCGATGCCCTTCTTTTGCGAGTGGGGCACTTTCGGGCGGCCTGGCGTGTCCGAGCTGCGGTCTTCGCGACCGAGGCTTCGCCGGCCGCCCGAGCCATGTCCTAGGAGCCCTCCAGGAACGCCGTGAGCGCCGCTGCGGCGGCGATGCTGGGTTCGGGCTCCCCGGCGTGCGGCCAGTCCTCCACGTGCAAGCTCAGGTCATCCCAGAGCTTTCGGGCTTCGGCGATCAGCACGGCCCGGTCGATACCGGTGCGGCCGTTCACCCACTCGGCCAAGTTCGGGCAATAGTGCTCCCCGGCCCAACCCTCGGCGATGGCCCTGGCCTCGTACGCGGTGATCACGGTGTCGAAGCTGCCGTCGGTGTAGATGCGCTGGGCGACCGCTTCGTAGACGCTGGGCACCGTTTCAGTGGTTTGCCAGACACGCACCTCGGTGGTGAAGGTCAGCACGTCACCGGGCATCTCCTCGTCGCGACGGTCGAGCCAGAACGGTGCCACCTCGGCTCTGGGGACACTGGTCAGGCTTTCGCGGTCGATGCACTTGTTGCCGTACATGCCGGAGGTGCCGGTGTAGTCGATGCTCCCATCGGGATCGAGAATGAAGCCGTAATCGGGGTCGTCCCCGCAGGCGAACAACTCGCCGCTGTAGGCAGTGACCCACAAACGGGAGCGGTACCCGCCGGGGTGAACGAGGATATCGCCGGTCCAGGGGCTGGTGGGCCCGGCCGCACGGGCCACGACGCCGCGGCGAGCGCGGGCCTCATCGGCGGTGGTCCAGCGGGAGCG
This genomic interval carries:
- a CDS encoding site-specific integrase encodes the protein MTGKEIEVYRQAAAPALADAEIDRIREVLTPLGIADVDSDAELALAPLPSLSSEDLRLIGESTATAQARNTIRSYATDWRRFERWCAVNATQGHQALPAHPLTVALYISEAAVLRDSKGRRRYAPPTLTRWVAAIGDRHRAAGYPHPGSARIVAEVLTGIRRACREKGERRPKRAEPVLVDDVRELVTQARRQAVNDAQRIAAHRDAALLLMGFTGAFRASEMTERWLEDITPHRLDGLHVRLRISKGSQEEEVVVALPRGSEPATCPPCAWRRWLDLVAARDAGGRIAVQELLNKTDDYCERHVCRGRWPELTNSRNPAFRAVDRHGNIASTALTAEAVGDMLRRRLMAVGYDKETAALFAGHSLRSGFVTQGYRLGASDYEIQRQTRHKSVSMLRVYAREHAPLVGNAATRLPW